In Flavobacterium lacustre, a genomic segment contains:
- a CDS encoding HU family DNA-binding protein: MAIQFKMVPKKNILVSPPQIKYYPCAIHNGEEDLDSLAEIVASRSTVSKADCYGVIIGLTEVISEALAAGSIVRIDSLGSFQITVQGTPADTLEELGTANIKGSKIKFNPSKRMKSKLKNLVFKRMR, translated from the coding sequence ATGGCCATACAATTTAAAATGGTACCCAAGAAAAACATATTGGTTTCGCCACCCCAAATCAAATATTACCCTTGTGCGATTCATAATGGAGAGGAAGATTTAGACAGTCTAGCCGAAATAGTAGCTTCGCGATCTACCGTTAGCAAAGCCGATTGTTATGGTGTAATCATTGGTCTTACAGAAGTAATTTCCGAGGCATTAGCAGCAGGAAGCATCGTGCGAATTGATAGTTTGGGTTCGTTTCAAATAACAGTTCAAGGCACTCCTGCCGATACGCTGGAAGAATTGGGAACAGCCAATATTAAAGGCTCTAAAATAAAGTTCAATCCTTCCAAAAGAATGAAGTCCAAACTCAAAAATCTGGTTTTTAAAAGAATGCGATAA
- a CDS encoding TonB-dependent receptor, which produces MKNILLLLISFFGLTSYGQIQKGKIVDMDGIPVENAYLINTNSENHAHTNEFGFFSIDKTVVGDVLKINALGYKKTNFTISSSEVIIILEDDIFRLNEIVIQPKLSAMNVISKIDLQTTPVNSSQEILRKVPGLFIGQHAGGGKAEQLFLRGFDIDHGTDIAIAVDGIPVNMVSHAHGQGYADLHFVIPETVEKIDFGKGTYYADKGNFATAGYVGFQTKDKLEKSSIGLEIGQFNTLRTVGLFNLLGNQKTQSAYIATEYILTDGPFDSPQNFNRINLLGKYSTILSDNSKFSVLASRFSSKWDASGQIPQRLIDDGTISRFGAVDDTEGGNTSRTNVNVSLSKPIDENAFLKANAFYSNYQFELYSNFTFFLEDPINGDQIKQKENRAIYGMNAELNQKTNLNDVAVLFQYGVGFRADATKDSELSHTLNRKTVLENIKLGDIDESNLFSYFNSEFNFGKLMINPAIRLDYFKFNYQDKLTTDYKTQSESKVKFSPKLNFIYSQNNNLQFFLKSGIGFHSNDTRVVVQNNEKQVLPTAIGTDIGTIWKPFPKLIVNSALWYLFLEQEFVYVGDAGIIEPSGKSKRMGAELGLRYQLNDWLYFDADANYTYARSIDEPKGQDYIPLAPDFTTTGGLSFQKIQGFSGGLRYRYLKSRPANEDNSIVAKGYFVSDFNVNYQYKSINFGISIENLFDTAWNETQFATESRLQNESESVEEIHFTPGTPFFMKGKITYTF; this is translated from the coding sequence ATGAAAAATATATTACTACTCCTGATTTCTTTTTTCGGGCTAACTTCTTATGGACAAATCCAAAAAGGAAAAATAGTTGATATGGACGGTATTCCAGTAGAAAATGCCTATTTAATAAATACAAATTCTGAAAATCACGCACATACAAATGAATTTGGCTTCTTTAGTATTGATAAAACAGTGGTTGGTGATGTCTTAAAAATAAATGCTTTAGGGTACAAAAAAACAAATTTTACCATTAGTTCTTCAGAAGTGATTATTATTTTGGAAGATGATATTTTTAGATTGAATGAAATAGTAATTCAACCAAAACTTTCGGCTATGAATGTCATTTCTAAAATAGATTTACAAACTACTCCTGTAAATTCTTCGCAGGAAATTTTACGAAAAGTACCCGGATTATTTATTGGTCAACATGCGGGAGGAGGCAAAGCAGAGCAACTTTTTTTGAGAGGTTTTGACATTGACCACGGAACTGATATTGCTATCGCTGTTGACGGAATACCTGTAAACATGGTCTCTCACGCACACGGTCAAGGCTATGCTGATTTGCATTTTGTGATTCCGGAAACGGTCGAAAAAATAGATTTTGGGAAAGGAACTTATTATGCTGACAAAGGAAATTTTGCTACTGCTGGCTATGTAGGTTTTCAAACTAAAGACAAATTAGAAAAAAGTAGTATTGGTTTAGAAATAGGGCAATTTAATACCTTGAGAACCGTTGGTTTATTCAATCTTTTGGGCAACCAAAAAACGCAAAGCGCCTACATTGCCACAGAATATATTCTCACTGACGGGCCATTTGATTCCCCTCAAAACTTCAACCGAATCAACTTATTGGGGAAATATTCAACTATACTTAGCGATAACAGCAAATTCTCGGTTTTAGCTTCTCGCTTTTCCAGCAAATGGGACGCTTCCGGACAAATTCCGCAACGTCTGATTGATGATGGAACGATTTCAAGATTTGGTGCTGTTGACGATACAGAAGGTGGAAATACCTCCAGAACCAATGTAAATGTGAGTTTGAGCAAGCCAATTGATGAAAATGCATTCTTAAAAGCAAATGCTTTTTATTCAAATTATCAATTTGAATTGTATTCTAATTTCACTTTCTTTTTAGAAGATCCAATAAATGGAGACCAAATCAAACAGAAAGAAAACAGGGCTATTTATGGAATGAATGCAGAATTGAATCAGAAAACGAATTTAAATGATGTTGCTGTTTTGTTTCAATACGGAGTTGGTTTTCGTGCAGATGCTACAAAGGATTCCGAGCTTTCGCATACTTTGAACAGAAAAACGGTTTTAGAAAATATAAAATTAGGAGATATTGATGAGTCTAATCTATTTAGCTATTTCAATTCAGAATTTAATTTTGGGAAACTGATGATTAATCCGGCGATTCGATTGGATTATTTCAAATTCAATTACCAAGATAAGTTAACTACGGATTACAAAACACAATCAGAATCCAAAGTGAAATTTTCACCAAAATTGAACTTCATTTATTCTCAAAATAATAATTTACAGTTTTTTCTAAAATCAGGAATTGGATTTCATTCGAATGATACTCGGGTAGTGGTTCAAAATAACGAAAAACAAGTTTTACCAACGGCAATAGGAACAGATATTGGTACCATTTGGAAGCCTTTTCCCAAGTTAATTGTGAACTCCGCTTTGTGGTATTTATTCTTAGAACAAGAATTTGTGTATGTTGGAGATGCCGGAATCATTGAGCCAAGCGGAAAATCAAAACGTATGGGAGCTGAACTCGGATTGCGTTATCAACTCAACGATTGGTTGTATTTTGATGCGGATGCCAATTATACGTATGCCAGAAGTATTGACGAACCAAAAGGTCAGGATTACATTCCGTTAGCGCCAGATTTTACCACTACTGGAGGTTTAAGTTTTCAAAAAATACAGGGTTTTTCAGGCGGGCTTCGATACCGCTATTTAAAAAGTCGTCCGGCAAACGAGGATAATTCTATCGTTGCCAAAGGTTATTTTGTATCGGATTTCAATGTTAATTATCAGTATAAAAGCA
- a CDS encoding anti-sigma factor: METKQYIESGILELYVYGLLSEAENLEVAEMAKKNPAINDEIIAIEKAIVALSSSFSPFHSVANYEKIKAKLELKHADVIELQPSRNWSQYMGWAAAIILLLGIGYQYNQLDQTSNQVATTTLEKVKLEKDLNALQLKNKANETSLAVVRDSKNTVVALGGQAAAPESFAKVYWNKETKVVYVDAAGLPEPPKGMVYQVWALKLNPLTPTSIGLLEKFDVNNQKMFAVNNAEEAEAFGITLEPAGGSITPTMEQLYTLGKV, encoded by the coding sequence ATGGAAACGAAACAATATATAGAATCCGGTATATTAGAACTTTACGTTTATGGTTTACTTAGTGAAGCCGAAAACTTAGAAGTAGCCGAGATGGCTAAAAAAAATCCAGCAATTAATGACGAAATTATTGCGATAGAAAAGGCAATTGTAGCTTTATCATCGAGTTTTTCTCCGTTTCATTCTGTGGCAAATTACGAAAAAATAAAAGCGAAACTAGAACTTAAGCACGCAGATGTAATTGAATTACAACCAAGCAGAAATTGGTCACAATACATGGGTTGGGCTGCGGCAATTATTTTGTTATTAGGCATCGGATACCAATACAATCAATTGGATCAAACTAGCAATCAGGTAGCGACAACAACACTCGAAAAAGTAAAATTAGAAAAAGATTTGAATGCTTTACAATTAAAAAACAAAGCTAATGAAACCAGTTTAGCCGTTGTTCGGGATTCGAAAAACACGGTTGTTGCTCTTGGTGGACAAGCTGCAGCTCCGGAATCTTTTGCAAAAGTGTATTGGAACAAAGAAACTAAAGTTGTTTATGTAGATGCCGCAGGATTACCGGAACCACCAAAAGGAATGGTTTATCAGGTTTGGGCTTTAAAGCTAAATCCGTTAACGCCTACCAGCATTGGATTATTAGAGAAATTTGACGTGAATAATCAAAAAATGTTTGCTGTTAATAACGCGGAAGAAGCCGAAGCTTTTGGAATTACACTTGAACCTGCCGGCGGAAGTATAACTCCTACAATGGAACAATTGTATACATTAGGAAAAGTATAA
- a CDS encoding RNA polymerase sigma factor, giving the protein MTQDELLVLIYKKDEKAFTHLYDMYSKSLFSVIKVLVKNTEEAEDVLQEVFVKIWKNIDSYHESKGRFYTWILNIARNTSIDKLRSKNFNNSQKNLSSDNFVHLFEDSNKVVNKIDAIGIQEFVKKLKPKCIQIIDLLFFKGYTQQEASDELEIPLGTVKTHNRNCINDLRNYLKV; this is encoded by the coding sequence ATGACCCAAGACGAATTATTAGTATTAATTTACAAGAAAGACGAAAAAGCGTTCACACACCTTTATGATATGTACTCTAAAAGTTTGTTTTCGGTGATTAAAGTTCTTGTTAAAAATACCGAAGAAGCCGAAGATGTTCTCCAAGAAGTTTTTGTAAAAATCTGGAAAAACATTGATTCTTACCACGAAAGCAAAGGCAGGTTTTATACATGGATTTTGAATATTGCCAGAAACACTTCTATAGATAAATTGCGTTCCAAGAATTTTAATAACAGTCAAAAAAACCTTTCTTCTGATAATTTCGTACATCTATTTGAAGACAGTAATAAAGTCGTAAATAAAATTGATGCTATTGGTATTCAGGAATTTGTAAAAAAGCTGAAACCCAAATGCATTCAAATAATTGATTTACTGTTTTTTAAAGGCTATACCCAGCAAGAAGCTTCAGATGAATTAGAAATTCCTTTGGGCACTGTGAAAACACACAATAGAAATTGTATCAATGATTTAAGAAATTATCTAAAAGTATAA
- a CDS encoding DUF4331 family protein, producing the protein MKKTKMILGLSLVAVSGLILVAADHIDAPAVTGNAADITDVYTFQGQDTNNLVFAVNTQGLLSPNATAAAVFNDNVMIEINIDNTGDNVEDLVIQAVKRDDKMYFFGPVAPGTTGISSTIKTAAASGSVTISSYGASALTAEKNGMKFFAGPRDDPFFFDLGQFKAILGGTASGFNNPGVDTFAGTNVLSVVVEVPKAMLGNSSTLNVWAETKKKQ; encoded by the coding sequence ATGAAAAAAACAAAAATGATTTTAGGTCTATCGCTAGTGGCGGTTTCAGGCTTAATATTAGTAGCTGCAGATCACATCGATGCTCCGGCTGTAACGGGTAATGCTGCAGATATTACTGATGTCTACACATTTCAAGGACAAGACACAAACAACTTGGTATTTGCTGTAAATACACAAGGGCTGTTAAGTCCTAATGCAACTGCGGCGGCGGTATTTAATGACAATGTAATGATTGAAATTAATATCGACAACACAGGAGATAATGTGGAAGATTTAGTAATTCAAGCAGTAAAAAGAGATGACAAAATGTACTTTTTTGGACCAGTAGCTCCAGGTACAACAGGAATTTCAAGTACAATTAAAACCGCTGCAGCTTCGGGAAGCGTAACTATTTCTTCTTATGGCGCATCAGCTTTGACTGCTGAAAAAAACGGAATGAAATTTTTTGCTGGACCAAGAGATGATCCTTTCTTTTTTGACTTAGGTCAATTTAAAGCAATTCTTGGCGGAACAGCCTCGGGATTTAATAATCCTGGCGTAGACACTTTTGCAGGAACAAATGTACTATCAGTAGTTGTTGAAGTTCCAAAAGCAATGTTAGGTAATTCAAGTACATTGAATGTGTGGGCAGAAACTAAGAAAAAACAATAA
- a CDS encoding DUF4331 family protein produces the protein MKSNTFKMMTIALVVAVVSVNCDNNDDTNNNQVALDFSGTFVQQDQMARPAINTVFIASGQPKDDFNAAIPSAMGAKYQSVFQSRLMALNPNFTTNALGQTAAQFTGLLATDVINVSKTGTTTFFDGTNVLTGRALADDVIDVELLLIFGGSTGASNPGLTSDNVNANDKAFGTSFPYLATAW, from the coding sequence ATGAAATCTAATACATTCAAAATGATGACAATTGCCTTAGTGGTTGCAGTTGTATCTGTAAATTGTGATAATAATGATGATACAAATAACAATCAGGTAGCACTTGATTTTTCAGGAACTTTTGTTCAGCAAGATCAAATGGCAAGACCCGCAATAAATACTGTTTTTATAGCTTCAGGTCAGCCAAAAGATGATTTTAATGCCGCAATTCCTTCGGCAATGGGAGCAAAATATCAATCTGTATTCCAATCTCGATTAATGGCTTTAAACCCCAATTTTACAACAAATGCTTTGGGACAAACAGCCGCACAATTTACAGGACTTCTGGCTACAGATGTTATAAATGTTTCAAAAACAGGAACTACAACATTCTTTGATGGTACTAATGTTTTAACCGGAAGAGCTTTGGCAGATGATGTTATTGATGTAGAATTATTGCTGATTTTTGGAGGTTCAACCGGAGCTTCAAATCCTGGTCTTACATCGGATAATGTTAATGCTAACGATAAAGCTTTCGGAACCTCTTTTCCATATTTGGCAACAGCCTGGTAA